ATGCGCCGGCGAGATCCTGCTCGGAGATGAGACGGCGGATGTCGTCGGCGGCCTCGGAGACGGACTGGAGCTGGAAAGGAGTCATGGCGAGCCTTGATCAGGCACCGCGCGGGAGCGTTGCGGGGAACGCCGGGGCGTGCGTCGCAGCAGACGCCGCCGCTCAGCCGAGCGATGCGGAAGCGGAGGGGATGACGTGTCTGCGACTATGACTGTCACTCGACATGGTGAACCACCTCGCTTCCTGGTGCTCGGTCAGAGACGTACCCACCGATCGTACCGGGATGCGCTGCGTCGCCCTCCCAGCGCGGGTCGTGTGCAATAGGGTTCTCATAGTCGGGGGGCTGCGCAAGGCGGGCCTTCGGCCTGTCACCGGAGGAGAATCCATGCGCACCGCACCCAAGTCCGCCCTGTTCATCACCGCTCTCGCCCTCGCTGTCGGCCTCTCCGGCTGCTCGGGCGCTCCGGCGGCCGACAGCGGCGACGGCAAGAAGGCCGATGAGAAGCCGGCGGCCAGCAGCCAGAGCGTCGCCGACGCCTGCCAGCTGTTCGTCGACGAGGGCACCGAGATCAGCAACAAGGCACAGGAGCTCTCGGCTACGGCATCCACCGACCCGGCGGCTGCCGCCGACGCGCTCGCCGATGTGCAGAAGGAGTTCGAGGCGCTCGGCGAGAAGATCACGAACGAGGAGGTCTCGCCCGTCTACAACGAGTTCGTGTCGGCGTACGGCGAGTTCTCGACCATCATCGGCGAGGTCTCGGCCGACCCCTCGCAGGCCAGCGACGCCATGACCAAGGTCAACGACACCGTCAAGAAGGTCTCCGACGCGAGCACCGAGCTCGGCAAGATCTGCAACGGCTGATCCGACCCGCGCGAATCACCGCCGAACGGCCCGTCTCCCGCACCGGGGGCGGGCCGTTCTCGTCAGCTCGTCGCGACCTCGACCAGTTCCCTGGCGAGGCCGTGCAGATCGCGGGGGCCACCCTGCCACAGGGCCGTGATCGGCCGGCGCAGCGGCACCGGCGCCAGATCGAGTGCGTGCAGGCGACCGAGCGCGGTGTCGTCGGCGACGGCGAGTTCGCTGAGCACGGCCGGAGCGATGCCGGCGATCGCCGCCGAGCGCACCGCCGCTTCGGTCGACAGCACCGATGCCGGCGGCTCGGCGGTGTAGCCGGCCGCGCTCAGCACCTGGTCGAGGGCGGCACGGGTGCCGCTGCCCTGCTCACGGACGATGAGGGGCGTGGCGGCGACCTCGGCGAAGTCGACGCTGTTGCGGCCGGCCCACGAATGCTGCAGGCCCACCGCGACGACCATGGAATCCCAGTGCACGACGCGCGAGCCGAGGCCCGTCGGGATGCGCGGGCTCTCGATGAAGCCGAGTGCGCACTCGCCCTCCTGCACCTTGCGGATCACCTCGTCGCTGTTGGCGGTGTCGAACACGACCGATGACGGACGCTGGCCGCGGGCGATCTGGCGACCGTGCAGAGCGGCGACCCAGCCGGGAAGCAGGTGCGCGGCCACGGTCTGGCTGACCGCGACCACCAGATCGGTCGCGCTGTGCTGGCGCAGCGAGCCGACCGCCGCGTTGAACCGGTCCATCGAGGCCAGCGCCTCCCGCGCCCACACGACGACGAGGTCGCCCTGCGGGCTGAGCACGGTGCCGCGAGGCGAGCGCTGCAGCAGCTCGACGTCCATCTCGCGTTCGAAGGCGCGCAGCCGTGCCGAGAGCGCCTGCTGGGTGAGGCCGAGCGAGCGGGCGGCGCGCGAGATGCTGCCGTCGGACGCCACCTGCACCAGCGCGCGCAGCGGCCGGACGTCGACGATCTCCATGGTTACAACTCCTCGTTGTAACCCTACAAGAATGCGCGCTCTACTCTGCGCCCTGCCGCCCGTCGAAGACTGGATGCATGGAACGAACCGCTCGTGCATCTGTGTCGCAGCCGCCCACCGCCGAGAGCCGGCGCCGGGGCCCGGGGGCGGCGCTGGGCGCTGTGGGCGGCGTGCTGCCGGGGCTGCTGCTGTGCGTCGTGATCGCGGCGATCGCGACCTTCGTCGGTCGCGCCGTCCCCGTGCTCGGAGCGGTGATCCCGGCCGTGCTGATCGGCGTGCTGATCGCTCTCGTGCGACGGCCCTCGGGCCGCGTCGTGCGGGGCGTGCGGTTCGCGAGCTCGTTCGTGCTGCAGTGCGCCGTCGTGCTGCTCGGTGCCGGCCTCTCGATCGACTCGGTGCTCCGGGTGGGGGCCCGCTCGCTGCCGGTCATGCTGCTCTCGCTGGCTGTCTGCCTGCTCGCGGCCTGGCTGCTCGGGCGCGCGCTGCGCATCGACGCCGGGCTGGTCACGCTCATCGGCGTCGGCACCGGCATCTGCGGGGCCTCGGCCATCGCCGCCGTCTCGCCGGTCATCCGCGCGAAGAGCTCGCAGGTGGCCTACGCCGTCTCGACGATCTTCCTGTTCAATATCATCGCGATCGGCGCGTTCCCGCTGATCGGGCACCTGCTCGGGATGTCGCCGCAGGCATTCGGCCTGTTCGCCGGCACCGCCGTGAACGACACCAGCTCGGTCGTGGCCGCCGCCAGCGTCTACGGCGCCGCCGCGCTGAAGTTCGCCGTCGTGGTCAAGCTCGTGCGCACGCTGATGATCGTGCCGGTCAGCGTCGGACTGGCCGTCATCGACGCTCGACGCCGCCAGGGGCGCAGCGGCTTCTCCCTCGCCCGCGTGCTGCGCCTGGTGCCGTGGTTCCTGGTCGGATTCGTGGCGCTCGCCCTCGTCAACTCGACCGGCGTCGTCCCGCCCGTCGTCGCGGATGCGCTGGGCCAGGTCAGCGGCTTCCTCGTGGCGACCGCCCTGGCCGGCATCGGTCTGTCGACCGATCCGGCGACGATCCGCACCGCCGGCTGGCGTCCGCTCGCACTCGGCGGGATGCTGTCGGTGCTCGTCGCCGCGACCACCGTCACCACGATGGCGTTCGCCGGCTACCTGTGACGCCCGGGGTCGTCGATCAGGCCCGCGACGAGCGCGTCGACGATCTCGTCGGTGCCGGTCTCCGGGTCGAGCGGCGAGGTGAGCCGGTCGAAGACCAGGCCTTCGATCGCGTAATGGAACAGTGCGATCTCGCGACGCCCACCTGGTAGCCCTGCGGCCTCGTTGAACGCCACGTCCGCGTCGAACGCGGCACGCTGCCAGTCGCGGATCGCGGGCATCAGCTCCGGCCGGCGGGCCACCTCGAGTCGCAGCTCGAACAGCGCCAGCGTGACGTCGCGGTGGGTGGTGAGACGCCGAACGATGTCCCTCACGTAATCGGCGAAGAGCTCGCGCGTCGGCGGCGCGGACTCCCGTGTGGCGAGATCGTCGGCGGAGGGCGCGAGACGGATGCCGATCCGCTCGACGAGTCCGGCGATGAGCAGCTCCCGGCTGCGGAAGTAGTTCGACGTGGTTCCGAGCGGCACCCCCGCCTCAGCGTCGATCGCGCGGTGGGTGAGCCCGCGCGAGCCCTCCCTGGCGAGCACGGTGATACCGGCGTCCGCAAGCGCGCTACGCCGCGCATCGTTCTTCGCCATGGGATGACCCTAGCGCAACCACTGCAGCTGTTGTAGTCTGGTCAACCACTGCAGTTGTCGTGATTGGAGCACTGATGCGAGAACTCACCTACTTCGTCGCCGTCTCGATCGACGGCTTCATCGCCGGGCCGGGTGGAGAGCACGACCGGTTCCTCGCGGAGGGCGACCATATGGCCTTCATCGCGGAGAGGTATCGCGGCACCGTGCCGACCGCCTTCGCCGATCACGTGGGGGTGCCGAGCGACGGCGGCCCCTTCGACACGGTGCTGATGGGCTGGAACACCTACGCGGTCGGCCTGCCCCACGTGCCGAATCCCTACTCGCACCTGCGGCAGATCGTCTTCACGCGCGCGCACGATGCGCCGGAGGGGGCGGAGACCGTCCAGTTCACCGACCGCGATCCGGTGGAGGTCGTCCGCGAGCTGAAGGGCGAGCCGGGCGCCGGCATCTGGCTGTGCGGAGGCGGGGCACTCGCCGGGCGACTGGCCGGCGAGATCGACCGCCTCGTGCTGAAGGCGAGTCCCGTGCTGCTCGGCGACGGCATCCGGCTGCTCGGCGATCACCCCTACGCACCGCGCGCGATGGTCCCGCGTGCGGTCACCCGGTTCGACTCGGGCGTCGTGATCTCGGAGTACGCACCCGCCTGACCTGCGCTCGTCAGCCGGGTCTCGGTTCCGCGCCGCTCAGGTGGGCCGCAGCAGCTCAGGCCGGAGGCAGTCGCAGCACGTCGCCCTCGCCGCCGGGGATGTCATCGGCGATCCGGATGCTGCGGGCGAGGTCGTCGAGGGCGGCCTCGAGGGTCCCGAACCGCTCCCGATCGCTGCACACCGCGGTCAGGGTGATCAGGTGCGTGCCGGTGTCCCACGTGTAGGTCGCCGACGCGGGGGACGCCGGATCGGGCGGCACGGGCATCATGAGCTTCTCGCCCTGGCCGAGCGCGGAGCGGAAGTCCTCGGTGTCGTCGTACTCCATGGGCATCATGGCGCGGGCGGTGCGCAGCTGCGGGGTGAGCGCCTGCACGGTCGCCATCGCCACCACGAGCTCCGGCTCGGCCTTCCATGTCCAGGCCAGCACCCGTCCGTCGGCCCTGCGCATCGCGAACGGGATGGCCTGACTCGCCAGCCAGCTGCCGAATCGGGCGCCGGGCAGTGTCTCGCGCCCGAGTCCCGTGCCCGCCTGCGCCATCAGCATCCGGATGGCGGCCTTCCGATGCCGACGGCCGCTGAAGCCCAGAGAGCCGGTGACGGGGATCCACAGAGCACGGTCGGCAGACGAGATCAGACGCATGAGCCCACGGTACGCGGCCCGCCTCCCGAGATGGCACAGTGCCCTCGGGTAGAGTGACGGGCGCCCAGAGCTAGAGATAGGCAGCAGACTTCCCGTGACCTCCGGACGCCCCCTGAAGATCCTCATCGGCTGCGACACGTTCGCCCCCGACATCAACGGAGCCGCACGCTTCGCCGAGCGCCTCGCCGCCGGCCTCGTGCAGCGCGGCCACGACGTGCACGTCGTCGCGCCCAACACCGCGTACCGGCGCTCGCCCGCGCACACCGAGGTGATCGAGGGCGAGCCGATGACGATGCACCGGCTGCCCGCGCTGCGCTGGCTGCCCCACGACTGGGTGCGCTTCGTCTGGCCGTGGCGGTCGAAGCACTGGGCGCGTAAGGTGCTCGACGAGGTGCGTCCCGACATCGTGCACATCCAGTCGCACATCATCATCGGGCGCGGACTGACCCGCATCGCCCATCAGCGTGGCATCCCCGTCATCGCGACCAATCACGTGATGGCCGAGAACATCCTCGACCACACCGCGATGCCGAAGTTCATCGACGACATCGTGCTGCGCCTGGCCTGGGCCGACGCCAAGCGCACCTTCGACATGACCCGCGCGGTGACCACGCCCACCCGCAAGGCCGCCGACTTCCTCGAGCGCACGATCGACATGCCGGGCGTCGTGCCGATCAGCTGCGGCATCGACCGACGCAACTACGATCCGGTGATCGCCCCGCGCGAGCGCAACCGCATCCTCTTCGTGGGGCGGCTCACGGGCGAGAAGCAGGTCGACGTCGTGCTGCGCGCGGTGGCGGCGCTCGACTCGGCGCTCGACGTGCACTTCGACATCGCCGGCGGCGGCGACCAGCGCAAGGCCCTCGAGGCGCTCACCGCGCAGCTGGGCATCGAGGATCGGGTCACGTTCCACGGCCGGGTGACCGACGCGCAGCTGCGCGAGCTGTACTCGCGCTCGTCGGTGTTCGCGATCGCCTCGATCGCCGAGCTGCAGTCGATCGTGACGATGGAGGCCATGGCATCCGCCCTGCCGATCGTCGGCGCCGACGCCGTCGCTCTGCCGCATCTCGTGCACGACGGCGAGAACGGCTACCTGTTCGAGCCCGGGAACGTCGACGATCTCGCCGACAAGCTGACCCGGGTGCTGACCGCGTCGCCCGCCGAGTACGAGCGGATGCAGCGCGCCTCGCTCGACGGCGTGGCCGTGCACGACATCAACCGCACGCTAGACACCTTCGAGGCGCTCTACCGCGAGGAGCCGCTGCCCTCCTGAGGCTGCCCTGCTGGCGTCGGCGCGGTCATCCGCGCTGCGAGGCTCGTCTCATGCGTTGGTCATGCCGCGGCGCAGCAGTCGTCCGCGCGGGTTCTCGAAGTCGATGATCTCGCCGTGCAGCCAGGTGCGGCGCACGACGCCGGCGAGAGCCTTGCCCTGGTATGGCGTGATGGGGTTCTTGTGGTGCAGCTTCTTCGCGTCGACCACGTAGGCGTCATCGGCGGCGAAGATCGAGAAGTCGGCGTCGTAGCCCGGCGCGATGCGTCCCTTGCCGGTGAGGCCGGCGAACTGGGCCGGCCGCTCGCTCATCCATGCCACGACCTGCTCGAGCGAGAGCCCGCGCTGACGCGCCTCGGTCCAGATGAGCGAGAGCCCCAGCTGCAGCGAGGCCACGCCGCCCCAGGCGACGCCGAAGTCGCCGTTCTCGAGATCCTTCAGGTCGAGGGTCGAGGGGGAGTGGTCCGACACGATGAAGTCGATCGTGCCGTCCTCCAGGCCCTGCCAGAGCAGCTCGCGGTTGCCCGCCTCTCGGATCGGCGGGCAGCACTTGAACGCCGTCGCGCCGAGGGGGATCTCCTCGCTGACCAGAGTCAGGTAGTGCGGGCAGGTCTCGACGGTGATCTTGAGGCCGTCGTGCTTCGCGGTGCGCAGCATCGCCAGAGCATCCGACGACGACAGATGCAGGATGTGCGCCCGAGCATTCGTCCAGCGGGCACGCTCGATGACCTCGGCGATGGCGAGGTTCTCGGCGCCGCGGGGGCGGGATGCGAGGAACTTCGAGTAGTCGTCCCCGTCGGGCTGCGGGGCGCGGTCGATGGCCCTGGAGTCCTCGGCGTGCACGATCATCACGGAGTCGAACGTGGCGAGCTCGCGCATGTCCTTCTCGAGCTCGTCCGGGTCGAGCGGCGGGAACTCGTCGACACCCGAGTGCAGCAGGAAGCTCTTGAAGCCGAACACGCCTGCGTCGTGCAGGGGGCGCAGGTCGGCGGTGTTGCCGGGGACCGCACCGCCCCAGAACCCGACATCGACGTGAGTCTGCCCCCGCGCGACCTCGCGCTTGATCTCGAGCGCTTCGACGCTGACGGTGGGAGGGATGCTGTTCAGCGGCATGTCGACGATCGTCGTCACGCCGCCGGCTGCGGCGGCGCGAGTGGCAGAGGCGAAGCCCTCCCACTCGGTGCGGCCCGGTTCGTTGACGTGCACGTGGGTGTCGACCAGGCCGGGGATGAGCGTCTCGTCCTCGGCGAGCTCGACGACCTCGGCGCCGTCGAGATCGTTGCCGAGCGGCTGCATCGCGACGATGACGCCGCCGCGCACGCCGACCTCTCGGGGGCGGATGCCTGAGCTGGTGAGGACGCGCTGACCACGGATCACGAGGTCGTAGTGCTCGCCCGTGGGGTCGAGCGAGGTCCGTGCTGTCTCCTGGTGCTCGGCGTCCTGTGACATCCCGACCGCCCTTTCTGATACTTTCATGATGCGAGAACAACTTTTCGCACTAAGGGATCTCACCATGCGGACGAAACGCTGTCAACACGGTGCGAGTGTAGTCCCGGCATAGGCTGAGCGATCGGTGGGTCTGCTGGCGGACGGAAGTGCTCCACAGTAGACTTTTCACATCGCAGAAACCGGATTTCATTGATCGGAACTCAGATGAACGCTCCCCTCCCGTCCGCCGCGCGACGTGAGATCGCTCCCGAACTCGCCCGCTCCTGGCTGCTCGTCGCGGCCACCCGCCCCGAGACCTTCGACGACGCGGCGGCCTCGCACGCCGATGCGGTGGTGCTCGACATCGAGGACGCCGTCGATGCCAGCAGGAAGGAGTCGGCTCGCGCCGACGTCGTGCGCTGGCTGAGTGAGGGCGGACGCGCGTGGGTGCGCATCAACGACGCCGGCAGCGACTACTGGGCGGACGACATCGAAGAGCTCCGCCGCGCACCCGGTCTGCAGGGCGTGATGCTCGCGAAGACAGAGCTCGGCGGCCAGGCCATGGACACCTTCAATCGCCTGGGCGCCAGGGTTCCCATCGTCGCCCTCGTCGAATCGGCCGTCGGCATCGAGAACGCGAGCGAGATCGCCCGCGCCAAGGGTGTCTTCCGTCTGGCCTTCGGCAGTGGCGACTTCCGTCGCGACACCGGGATGTCGGCCGACCGGGAGGCGATGGCGTACCCGCGCGCCCGCCTTGTGATCTCGAGCCGCGTCGGCGGGCTCCCCGGCCCGATCGACGGGCCGACCGTCGGATCGAGCCACCCCATCCTGCGCGAGCAGTCGGCCACCACCGTGGCGATGGGCATGACGGGCAAGCTCTGCTTGCAGGCCGAGCAGACCCCCGTCGTGAACGAGGTCATCAGCCCCACGCGCACCGACGTCGAATGGGCCTCCGAGTTCCTCGCCGACTTCGACGCCCGCGGTCGCATCGTCCGCGACGGCAGCGACCTGCCCCGTCTGGGGCGTGCACGCAAGATCATGCACCTCGCCGAAGCCTTCGACGTGCTGCCCGTCGCCCGCTGACGACGCTGCCGGACGACAGCGCCGCAGCGGGGCATCCATCCCGCAGCAGACATCCATCCCGCAACCGAACGGAGCCACCATGACCGACAAGCTCACCGCCGGCGTCACCGCGCCCGACTTCACCCTCGAGGATGCGGAGGGCCGCACCGTCGCGCTCGCCGACTACCGCGGCCGCAACGTCGTCGTCTACTTCTACCCGAAGGCGGCGACGCCCGGCTGCACCACTGAGGCGTGCGATTTCCGCGACAGCCTCTCGGCGCTGGATGCCGCGGGCTACGCGGTCATCGGCATCTCGCCCGACTCCGTCGACGAGATCCGCGCGTTCGCACAGGCCGAGGGCCTGAACTTCCCGCTGCTCGCCGACAGGGACGCCGCCGTGGCCCGCGCCTGGGGCGTGTGGGGCGAGAAGAGCGTGGGTGATCGGACCTTCGACGGCGTCATCCGCTCGACGTTCGTGCTCGATGGCGACGGCGTCGTGCAGCGCGCGGAGTACGGTGTGGATGCAGACGGTCACGTGGCGCGTCTGCGCGCCGAACTGGGCGCCTGACTCCACGATGCGAAAAGGCGCCGCCGGGAGGTTGACAAACCCTCCCGGCGGCGCGCACACTACTTACACATGCTGAAATAACAGTTCCGGCATACGGAAGTAACCTTCTCGTGAAGACTCCGTCAGGGGTTTCCGTATAGCCTTCACGCCGGATGCCAGCATCTGCTTGAGGATCGAAGATGTTACTCGAGAACTTCAACTCGGCTCCCCGTGAAGAAGCCGTCGCCGTCGTGAAGCCGGCTCTGGACATCGCCCGCTGGATCGACGCGATCGTCGACGGCCGACCGTACCAGAGCTTCGACCAGATCGTCGCAGCGGCCGCCACGGTCGCTGCCCCGCTCACCGAGGCCGAGATCGACGGCGCACTCGCGCATCACCCGCGCATCGGCGAGAAGCCGCAAGGCGACACGGCCGAGGCCGCGCACTCGCGCCGCGAGCAGCCGGGCGTCGATGCCGACGCCGCCGCTGCGCTGGCCGCGGGCAACAAGGCCTACGAGGAGAAGTTCGACCGCGTGTACCTCGTACGCGCTGCCGGACGCTCCGCCGAGGAGATCCTCGCCCTGCTGCAGAAGCGGCTGGGCAACACCCCCGAACAGGAACTCGCCGTCGTCGACCAGCAGCTGCGCGAGATCGCAGCGCTGCGTCTGACCGGAGCCCTCGAGAGCTGAAGGAGCGCGCCATGAGCGTTTCCCACGTGACCACCCACATCCTGGACACCTCGATCGGACGCCCCGCGCCCGACGTCGCCGTCGCACTCGAAGCCCGACAGGGCGACGAGTGGGTCGTGATCGGTTCAGGATCCACAGATGCTGACGGGCGGGTGAAAGAACTGGGCCCTTCGCTGTTGGAGAGCGGTGCATACCGCCTCCGGTTCGACACGGCGGCCTACTTCGCCGGCATCGACACGGACACCTTCTTCCCGGAGGTGGTGTTGACCTTCCAGGTCGACGCAGAGCAGGCGCACTATCACGTGCCGCTTCTGCTCAGCCCGTTCGCCTATTCCACTTACCGAGGAAGCTGAGTTGAGATCATGACCAACATCATTCTGGGCAAGAACCAGTACGGCAAGGCAGAGGTCCGCGTCGTGCGCGTCACCCGCGACTCCGACCGCCACGAGATCGAGGATCTCAATGTCACCTCGCAGCTGCGCGGCGACTTCGACAGCGCTCACTTCGAGGGCAACAACGAGCACGTCGTGCCGACCGACACGCAGAAGAACACGGTGTACGCCTTCGCCAAGGACGGCGTCGGCAGCCCCGAGGAGTTTCTGCTGCGCCTCGGCCGTCACTTCACCGGCGAGTTCGACTGGGTCACCGGCGGACGCTGGGAGGCCGAGCAGTACACCTGGCAGCGCATCCAGGGCGACGCCGGCGAGCACGACCATTCGTTCGTGCGCGGCGGCACCGAGACCCGCACCTCGGTGGTGCAGATCGACGGCGACGACACGGTCGTCATCACCGGTCTGCAGGACCTCAAGGTGCTGAAGTCGACGCAGAGCGGATTCGTCGGGTACCCGAAAGACAAGTACACGACGCTCCCCGAGACCGAGGACCGCATCCTGGCCACCTCCGTCACCGCCAAGTGGCGCTACAACCGCAACGACATCGACTTCAACGATGTCTTCGCGGACGTCCGCCGCCTGCTGCTGGCCGGCTTCTCGCGCAACTACTCGTACGCCCTGCAGCACACGCTGAAGGAGATGGCCGAGGCTGTTCTCGAGGCGCACCCCGAGATCGACGAGATCCGCTTCTCGACCCCGAACAGCCACCACTTCGTGGTGGACCTGTCGCCGTTCGGTCTCGAGAACCCCAACGAGGTGTTCTACGCGGCCGACCGCCCCTACGGCCTGATCGAGGCGTCGTTCCTCCGCGAGGGCGCCGACACCGACCACTGGTCGTGGGACGGCATCGCCGGCTTCTGCTGATCCGGCGGGAGCCGGCACGGCACACACTCCGGGGGTTCGTCGGTCACACCGACCAGCGCACTGAGTTCAGCGCACTGAGATCGACCCACCTGCACAGAGGTCCGCGCTCCCGCGAGAGGGGCGCGGACCTTCGTGCGTGATCACCGCGTCGTCGGGATCGACACCGGGACAGTGGTCAGCCGCGACCGCCGAACGGCATCCCGGCCGCGGTGACGGTGAGCGAGGAGATGTTCGCCTCCGGCGGCAGCTGCGCCATGAACAGCACGGCGCGCGCCGCATCCGCCACGTCGAACGTCGGCTCGACCAGGCGCGAGCCATCGGCCTGCAGGGCTCCGGAGCCCACCCCGATGTCGGACATGATGCGGGTCGCGGCGTTGCCGATGTCGATCTGACCGCAGCTGATGCCGTGCGCTCGGCCGTCGAGATCGATCGATCGCGTCAAGCCGGTGATCGCATGCTTGCTCACGGCGTACGCGACCGAGAGCGGCCGGGGCACCTGGGCCGCGATCGAGCCGTTGTTGATGATGCGACCGCCGGACGGTCGCTGGGCGATCATCGCGCGCATCGCCCCTCCGGCGCAGAGCAGCGCGCCGGTGACGTTCACATCGATCGTGCGCTGCCATTCGACCGGGTCGACGTGGGCGGCGGATGCCACGGGCCCGAAGATCCCGGCGTTGTTGAACAGCACGTCCACGCGGCCCCACTCGGCCACCACGCGGTCGAACAGCGCGTCGACCTCGGCCGGCACGGTGATGTCGGTCGGCACGACGAGGGCGTCCGGATGCCCGTCTGCAGTCTGCTGCAGGGCATCCGCCCGCCGGCCGGCGAGCGCCACCCGGAAGCCCGCCTCGAGCATCGCCGCGGCGACGGCACGGCCGATCCCGGATCCGGCCCCGGTCACCACGGCGACGCGTTCGCTCGTCATCCCTCGCCCGCCGTCAGGACGCCAGCTCGGCGCTGATCGCCTCGGCCGCCGCCCGCAGCATGGGCACGGCGCGCTCGCCGAAGGCCTCGTCAACGCGCGAGATCGGTCCCGAGACCGAGACCGCGGTGGGCGTCGGTGCGTCCGGCACCGCCATCGAGAAGCAGCGCACCCCGATCTCCTGCTCCTGATCGTCGATCGCGTACCCGCGCTCTCGAATGCGGTCGAGCTCGGCGATGAGCGAGTCGACGTCGCCGATGCTGTGCTCAGTGGGAGTGGGCATCCCGGCTCGAGTGACGATGGAGCGCACGGTGTCATTCGGCAGCTGGGCGAGGATCGCCTTGCCGACGCCGGTGTCGTGGGTGTGCGCACGCCTGCCCACCTCGGTGAACATGCGCATCGAGTGCAGCGACGGCACCTGGGCGACGTAGACGACCATGTTGCCGTCGAGCACCGCCATGTTGGCGCTCTCGCCAAGCTGGTCGACGAGGGTCTTCAGCTGCGGGCGCGCAAGGGCTCCGAACTGGCGCGAGGCGCCCTCGCCGATGCGGATCAGCCGCGGCCCCAGCGCGTAGCGCCGGTTCGGCAGCTGGCGCGCATAGCCGAGCGACACCAGGGTGCGCAGCAGCCGGTGGATGGTCGGCAGCGGCAGGTCGGTCGACGACGCGAGCTCGCTGAGGGTGACGTCGCCGCCGGCGTCGGTGACCAGCTCGAGCAGCTCGAACACCCGCTCGACGGACTGCACTCCGGATCCGCTGCCGCGCGGGGTCTTGCTTTCGGCCATCAAGTCCTCCTAGGTACCGACATGATTCCATCATGCGAGAAGAGCGAGCGAAAATCCTGCGCGACCCATCATCGTTGATTGCACCGAACTTTCGTAAGATAGACAATAGTCTCCACGATGCGAAAGCACGAGGTAGTCCACCAGCAAATGTGAGTCGGCGCTGCGGCGTACGGCGCACCTCAGGGAAGAGGAATCATGGCCAATCCGGGTCCCGGCAACTCGATCACACTGCGCATCGACGCCCCCTCCAACTTCAGCGTCACCAGCGAGCTCGCGGCTGCCGCGGCATCCGCCGGCGCTGCGATCACCGCACTCGACGTCGTCGAGTCGCACCCGACCTCGATCGTCGTCGATCTCACCTGCAACACGATCGACGACGACCACGCCACCCGCATCCGCGACGCCGTCGAGGCGCTCGACGGCGTGCACGTGCGCCAGGTGAGCGACCGCACCTTCCTCATGCACCTCGGCGGCAAGCTCGAGGTCGTGCCCAGCGTCCCGCTGCGCAATCGCGACGACCTCTCACGCGCCTACACCCCCGGTGTCGCGCGCGTGTGCATGGCCATCGCAGAAGACAAGAGCAAGGCGCGCAACCTCACGGTCAAGCGCAACACCGTCGCCGTCGTCACCGACGGCACCGCCGTGCTCGGTCTCGGCGACATCGGACCCGAGGCCGCCCTGCCCGTCATGGAGGGCAAGGCCGCGCTGTTCAAGCAGTTCGCCAACGTCGACGCGTGGCCCGTCTGTCTAGACACCAAGGACACCGAGGAGATCATCAAGATCGTCAAGGCGATCGCGCCCGTCTACGGCGGCGTGAACCTCGAGGACATCGCGGCTCCCCGCTGCTTCGAGATCGAGGCCCGCCTGCGTGAAGAGCTCGACATCCCCGTCTTCCACGACGACCAGCACGGCACTGCGATCGTCACCCTCGCCGCCCTCGTGAACGCGCTGAAGGTCGTCGGCAAGAAGATCGAGGACGTGCGCATCGTG
The window above is part of the Microbacterium sp. nov. GSS16 genome. Proteins encoded here:
- a CDS encoding NAD-dependent malic enzyme encodes the protein MANPGPGNSITLRIDAPSNFSVTSELAAAAASAGAAITALDVVESHPTSIVVDLTCNTIDDDHATRIRDAVEALDGVHVRQVSDRTFLMHLGGKLEVVPSVPLRNRDDLSRAYTPGVARVCMAIAEDKSKARNLTVKRNTVAVVTDGTAVLGLGDIGPEAALPVMEGKAALFKQFANVDAWPVCLDTKDTEEIIKIVKAIAPVYGGVNLEDIAAPRCFEIEARLREELDIPVFHDDQHGTAIVTLAALVNALKVVGKKIEDVRIVLSGVGAAGNAIAQLLLEQGAKDIVACGRNGAINRDEDYADAHRVELAANTNPRNFTGTLKEAMVGADVFIGVSAPNVLDENDIAAMDDGAIVFAMANPTPEVDPVVASKHAAVVATGRSDFPNQINNVLAFPGFFRGLLDAGVSDITPPMLVAAAEAIAARVDDEERNASFIIPSVFDPEVAGAVAEAIVRVVKSGAEKE